GTGGTAACAAATGCAGGGGACAAAAAACCAGAGATTAGAGTGGGATCGTCCTGGGTAAAATCAAAACCATCCGTAAATTGGGAGATAAAGTTTAATGAAGTAAAATAACTCCATTTTTCAGTGATTTTATAGCCAACCTTAGAATCAAAGAATATCCTGTCATTTGATTTTCTGAAATCCTGACCTTCATTCTTTACCAGGCCATAAATAAGTTCCAATTGATTGTCCCACATCCATTTCTCTTTGGCGTAGTTGGCTTTCCAATTCAAAATAGAACCAAAAGCAATGGAATTTACACCCCCTGCTTTCCAATTGCCTGAAAAGGCCGCCTGATTAAAATTCAATCCGACGCTAAAGTCGGAAATCCAATAAGTTGTATCTTTTTTAGCCACGTTGGCACTATCTGCTAAATTCTCGATATCCTGAGCAAAAGTGAAATGGCTAAAAGCAAGCAACAGACAAATTGTAAATAATTTTTTCATATGATTTATTGATTTAAAATTGAATAAATAAAATTAATCTGGGACAAAATATGATTGAATTGATTGTTAAAATTCAATTAAGACACAAATCTCAAAGATTTCTAACAAAAAACCATCTCAGAAAGAATTATTGTTAAAAATTTGAACAATTCATCCGATAATAGTTAAATTTTCAATATGAAAAACTTATTTAATTCTTTGAATATTCTATTTGTGATTTTTTTATCAAGCGCTTGCAGTACAATTGAAATATTCAAGGAAAACACCGAATTCAGGCCGTACAAAGAATATCGGTCTTTTGCAATTCTCAACAAAGAAATTGGTCACAGAGGATTCAAGGATGAATTAATCGATGCCGTAGTCTCTGATGGTCTTCAAAATAGTTTTGAAGACCTCGGTTTTATCTATGATAAAATCAATCCGGAATTAGTCATCAGCTATACTTCTAATGAAGACCTTCGACAAAAAGAGGTGTACAACAACCCCTACCCTATGTGGGGAGGGAGAATTTGGGACCCTTGGATGTTTGACCCCCGATTTCTACCTCAACAAAATACTGTATCCACCCAGAATTATCAATTGATGCAACTCTTAGTAGATTTCGTAGATACCAAAAACAATAAAATGTTGATGAGACTTACAGCTG
This window of the Aquiflexum balticum DSM 16537 genome carries:
- a CDS encoding DUF3078 domain-containing protein — protein: MKKLFTICLLLAFSHFTFAQDIENLADSANVAKKDTTYWISDFSVGLNFNQAAFSGNWKAGGVNSIAFGSILNWKANYAKEKWMWDNQLELIYGLVKNEGQDFRKSNDRIFFDSKVGYKITEKWSYFTSLNFISQFTDGFDFTQDDPTLISGFLSPAFVTTGFGFQYKPNEEFALRLAPFSPRFTFVTDTTIINNVPENYGVPAGQTMRSEWLAFQLFATWNKKFSENLTLNSRYQMFANLETLAFKTIDHRLDLTIIAKVSKYVDVTFTSINVYDIDMDPGIQYSQALALGILYKVSNKK
- a CDS encoding DUF4136 domain-containing protein, producing MKNLFNSLNILFVIFLSSACSTIEIFKENTEFRPYKEYRSFAILNKEIGHRGFKDELIDAVVSDGLQNSFEDLGFIYDKINPELVISYTSNEDLRQKEVYNNPYPMWGGRIWDPWMFDPRFLPQQNTVSTQNYQLMQLLVDFVDTKNNKMLMRLTAVTEVSDQKQKKKKVIQSVEQITQTYQFHIKDL